A single genomic interval of Pyruvatibacter sp. HU-CL02332 harbors:
- a CDS encoding septation protein A, with protein sequence MSDAAVKKEPLSPTVRLLIEIGPLAVFFIANWRFDIFTATGAFMVAITASLAASWILARHIATMPLVTGVFVLVFGALTLYLNDDLFIKVKPTLVNGLFAAILFSGLFFGKSLLKIVFDGTFRLTPEGWRKLTWRWAFFFVFLAILNEIVWRNFSTDFWVSFKVFGNMPITMVFAVAQVGLLQKYALPEPKTEAELEAEAERQNETL encoded by the coding sequence ATGAGCGACGCCGCCGTCAAAAAAGAACCCCTCAGCCCGACCGTCCGCCTGCTGATCGAGATCGGGCCGCTGGCGGTGTTCTTCATCGCCAACTGGCGGTTTGATATTTTTACGGCCACCGGCGCTTTCATGGTTGCCATTACGGCATCCCTTGCCGCGTCATGGATACTGGCCCGCCACATCGCCACCATGCCGCTAGTGACCGGTGTCTTCGTCCTCGTGTTTGGTGCCCTGACGCTCTATCTGAACGATGATCTGTTCATCAAGGTGAAGCCAACGCTGGTGAACGGGCTGTTCGCCGCAATCCTGTTCAGCGGTCTTTTCTTTGGCAAATCGCTGCTGAAGATCGTGTTCGACGGCACGTTCCGCCTGACCCCGGAAGGCTGGCGCAAGCTCACCTGGCGCTGGGCCTTCTTCTTCGTGTTCCTGGCCATCCTCAACGAGATCGTCTGGCGCAACTTCTCAACCGACTTCTGGGTCAGCTTCAAGGTCTTCGGCAACATGCCCATCACCATGGTGTTCGCCGTTGCCCAAGTCGGCCTGCTGCAGAAATACGCCCTGCCGGAACCCAAAACGGAAGCCGAACTCGAAGCCGAAGCCGAGCGCCAGAACGAAACGCTGTAG
- a CDS encoding DUF2332 domain-containing protein, with translation MSDRLEAFAVGFRKQAEFCHLLGSPFSAALLEQAADAFEAGDDIVATYMPWWDGSTAAYVAADVLPLRFLGCAHALALSGDVPVLARHYPSCGGDGVADGVWKHLLEAFAAHTAFTTDYVTQPPQTNEVARSGSLVPGLLELARLVQMPVATFELGASAGLLQGLDRFHYTFGSATWGDDTSDCRMTPDWTLPLTPPVDAPLTIAARRACDATPIDILNPDNALKVRSYIWTDMPERLARLDAAIAIAQDVRPVVEDASADAWLEDVLGSPAVPGQVRCVLHSVMWQYMPKDVQDRAYAAIVKAGEAATPETPVAWLRLEPETNNKPMQVALALWRGDGTCDARVLADSHPHGTQIGWLGWDKGRRLDSPELVQNFN, from the coding sequence TTGGATCGCCTTTTTCAGCTGCCCTGCTTGAACAGGCAGCGGATGCGTTTGAAGCAGGAGACGATATCGTCGCGACATACATGCCGTGGTGGGACGGGTCCACAGCGGCCTATGTGGCAGCAGATGTTCTGCCCCTAAGGTTCCTGGGTTGTGCGCATGCGCTTGCGCTGAGTGGAGATGTGCCAGTGCTTGCCCGGCACTACCCCTCCTGTGGTGGTGATGGTGTGGCGGATGGCGTCTGGAAACACCTCCTCGAGGCGTTTGCCGCGCACACAGCCTTCACCACTGACTATGTCACCCAGCCACCCCAGACCAACGAAGTGGCGCGGTCCGGCTCGCTTGTGCCGGGGCTGCTGGAACTTGCCCGGCTGGTGCAGATGCCGGTGGCGACATTTGAACTGGGCGCGAGCGCAGGGCTGTTGCAGGGGCTTGACCGGTTTCACTACACATTCGGGTCGGCAACATGGGGGGATGATACGTCCGACTGCCGCATGACGCCGGATTGGACACTTCCATTAACGCCGCCGGTGGACGCGCCTTTGACGATTGCCGCACGGCGCGCATGTGATGCCACGCCGATTGACATTCTCAACCCGGACAATGCCCTCAAGGTGCGGTCCTATATCTGGACGGATATGCCGGAGCGTCTCGCGCGGCTGGATGCGGCGATTGCCATTGCGCAGGACGTCAGGCCGGTCGTGGAAGATGCGTCAGCCGATGCGTGGCTTGAAGACGTGCTGGGAAGTCCGGCCGTGCCGGGGCAGGTAAGATGCGTCCTGCATTCGGTCATGTGGCAGTACATGCCCAAGGATGTTCAGGACCGGGCCTATGCGGCCATTGTGAAGGCGGGTGAGGCTGCGACGCCGGAGACGCCCGTGGCATGGTTGCGGCTTGAGCCCGAAACCAACAACAAGCCCATGCAGGTGGCGTTGGCCCTGTGGCGCGGCGATGGCACATGCGATGCGCGCGTCCTGGCGGACTCCCATCCCCACGGCACGCAGATCGGCTGGCTGGGCTGGGACAAGGGGCGGCGTCTGGACAGTCCGGAACTGGTGCAGAATTTTAACTAG